GTCAACTTTTTTACAAGCTATTTTTCGCTTAATTATTACATTGAGCATATTTTATGCCATAGTTTATTCCAGCTAACTCTAAAATTCTCAACGCTTATCCATCGAGTTTGCTTATTCGGAGTACAAAATTGATACCAAAACAATTGAAATATATCCAATTTGCAATCTTGAGCGGAGCAGAATGAGAATTGAACGGTTCAATTCTCATTCTGCCCCGGTATTGCTCCCTTTTCACACAATAAAAAAAAGCCATACATAATTTTTCAATCATGTATGGCAAATTAATTTATTTCTAAAATTGGGGCTACGTAATTTTCTGTTTCACATAGTTCATTAACCCGCCCGCTGCAATGAGCGACTGCATAAATGGTGGGAAACTTGCTGCTTGGTAGGTTTTCCCCGAGGTATGGTTTGTAATGGTTCCGGTAGATAAATCTACTTCTACTTCGTCACCGGTATTAATTCCCGCAACTGCGTCCGGACATTCCAGTATTGGTAACCCGATATTAATCGCATTCCGATAGAATATTCGTGCAAAGCTTTTCGCAATAATACAAGAGATTTTCGCTGCTTTAATTGCAACCGGCGCATGTTCCCGCGAACTGCCACATCCGAAATTATCCCCAGCAACAATAATATCTCCTGGTTTAACTCGGTGAATAAACTCGGCATCAATATCTTCCATACAATGCTGGGCAAGTTCATCCGGGTCAGATGTATTCAGGTATCGTGCCGGAATAATTTCATCGGTATTTACATTATCTCCATATTTCCACGCTTTACCTTTAAATTGCAGTTTATTGTTCATGTTCATAAACCATTTTGGTACTAAGTACTTGGGTTTGGGTACTTGGTACTTACTTAACCTCCTCTGGGGAACCTATCCGGCCGAGAATAGCGCTCGCTGCAGCGATTGCCGGATTGGAGAGATATACTTCACTTTTTGGATGTCCCATTCTACCGACGAAATTCCGGTTGGTAGTCGCAATAGCGCGTTCACCTTCCGCAAGAATGCCCATATGTCCACCTAAACAAGGACCACAAGTCGGCGTGCTAACCGCAGCGCCAGCATCAATAAAAATTTCAAGCAATCCTTCATTCATCGCTTGCCGATAAATCGCTTGCGTCGCCGGAAAAATGATACATCGCACATACGGATGGACTCGTTTTCCTTTAAGAATCTGCGCTGCAATCCGTAAATCTTCCATTCGCCCGTTAGTGCAGGAACCGATAACCGATTGGTCAATTAGGATAGTGCCAACCTGACTAATCGGTTTGGTATTCGATGGTAAATGCGGAAACGCTACCTGTGGTTCTATTTTGGTTACATCATATTCTTTAATCAAACAATAGTGAGCATCAGGGTCGCTCTGATAAACGGTATAGTTCCGTTTCGCGCGTGGTTTGACATATTCAAGGGTAATTTCATCCGGAGCGATGATTC
This portion of the bacterium genome encodes:
- the leuD gene encoding 3-isopropylmalate dehydratase small subunit; protein product: MNNKLQFKGKAWKYGDNVNTDEIIPARYLNTSDPDELAQHCMEDIDAEFIHRVKPGDIIVAGDNFGCGSSREHAPVAIKAAKISCIIAKSFARIFYRNAINIGLPILECPDAVAGINTGDEVEVDLSTGTITNHTSGKTYQAASFPPFMQSLIAAGGLMNYVKQKIT
- a CDS encoding 3-isopropylmalate dehydratase large subunit, with product LREFAREQQLTYYFEVGQVGIEHALLPEQGLVLPGDAIIGADSHTCTYGALGAFSTGVGSTDLAAAMITGQAWFKVPESIKFIYYGKLQKWVSGKDLILYTIGDIGVDGALYKSMEFTGETIRMLSMDSRLAMCNMAIEAGGKNGIIAPDEITLEYVKPRAKRNYTVYQSDPDAHYCLIKEYDVTKIEPQVAFPHLPSNTKPISQVGTILIDQSVIGSCTNGRMEDLRIAAQILKGKRVHPYVRCIIFPATQAIYRQAMNEGLLEIFIDAGAAVSTPTCGPCLGGHMGILAEGERAIATTNRNFVGRMGHPKSEVYLSNPAIAAASAILGRIGSPEEVK